The following coding sequences lie in one Pseudomonas svalbardensis genomic window:
- a CDS encoding AAA family ATPase, whose amino-acid sequence MKFEGTQAYVATDDLKLAVNAAITLERPLLVKGEPGTGKTMLAEQLAESFGAKLITWHIKSTTKAHQGLYEYDAVSRLRDSQLGTEKVHDVRNYLKKGKLWEAFESEERVILLIDEIDKADIEFPNDLLQELDKMEFYVYEIDETIKAKKRPIIIITSNNEKELPDAFLRRCFFHYIAFPDRITMQRIVDVHYPNIKTDLVSEALDVFFDVRKVPGLKKKPSTSELVDWLKLLMADNIGEAVLRERDPTKAIPPLAGALVKNEQDVQLLERLAFMSRRGTR is encoded by the coding sequence ATGAAGTTCGAAGGCACCCAGGCTTACGTCGCCACCGATGACCTGAAGCTGGCGGTCAACGCCGCCATCACCCTGGAGCGTCCGCTGCTGGTCAAGGGCGAACCGGGCACCGGCAAGACCATGCTCGCCGAGCAACTGGCCGAGTCCTTCGGCGCCAAATTGATCACCTGGCACATCAAGTCCACCACCAAGGCGCATCAAGGCCTGTACGAGTACGACGCGGTCAGCCGTCTGCGCGACTCGCAGCTGGGCACGGAAAAAGTCCACGACGTACGCAACTACCTGAAAAAGGGCAAGCTCTGGGAAGCCTTCGAGTCCGAAGAGCGGGTGATCCTGCTGATCGACGAAATCGACAAGGCTGACATCGAGTTCCCGAACGACTTGCTGCAAGAACTCGACAAGATGGAGTTCTACGTTTACGAGATCGACGAGACTATCAAAGCCAAGAAACGCCCGATCATCATCATTACTTCCAACAACGAGAAAGAACTGCCTGACGCCTTCCTGCGCCGCTGCTTCTTCCACTACATCGCGTTCCCGGATCGCATCACGATGCAGAGAATCGTCGACGTGCACTACCCGAACATCAAGACGGACCTGGTCAGCGAAGCGCTGGACGTGTTCTTCGACGTGCGCAAGGTGCCGGGCCTGAAGAAGAAGCCATCGACCTCCGAACTGGTGGACTGGCTGAAGCTGCTGATGGCCGACAACATCGGCGAAGCGGTGCTGCGCGAGCGCGATCCGACCAAGGCCATTCCGCCGCTGGCAGGCGCTTTGGTGAAGAACGAACAGGACGTGCAGTTGCTTGAACGTCTGGCGTTCATGAGCCGTCGCGGCACTCGCTGA
- a CDS encoding DUF2442 domain-containing protein has product MLPMKRPRLSSVQALPDHRLMLTFIDGQQLNLDLSRDLRAYPGLQPLLEVGAFEGATLGDEGWSVEWPELDIQIGADTLYLDALAQNASDENTRIFIDWRARTGLPLNQAAEALGVSARSITRYSSGREAVPRSLALACLGWDFLQQQSNPARAAEETGRYTVMRKS; this is encoded by the coding sequence ATGTTACCCATGAAACGACCACGGCTGTCGTCCGTGCAGGCGCTGCCGGATCACCGCCTTATGCTGACCTTTATCGACGGTCAGCAACTGAACCTCGATTTGAGTCGGGACCTGCGCGCCTACCCTGGGTTGCAGCCATTGCTGGAGGTTGGCGCTTTCGAAGGGGCAACCTTGGGTGATGAAGGCTGGAGCGTTGAGTGGCCCGAACTGGACATCCAGATCGGCGCTGACACCCTTTATCTGGATGCACTCGCACAAAACGCATCGGACGAAAATACCCGGATCTTCATCGACTGGCGCGCTCGCACAGGGTTGCCGCTCAATCAGGCGGCCGAAGCGTTGGGGGTCAGTGCCCGCAGCATCACGCGCTACAGCAGTGGTCGTGAAGCCGTTCCGCGATCACTGGCACTAGCCTGCCTGGGCTGGGACTTCTTGCAGCAGCAATCGAACCCGGCGCGGGCGGCGGAAGAAACCGGTCGTTACACCGTCATGCGTAAGTCTTAA
- a CDS encoding DUF748 domain-containing protein: MTLQRQRFAIMKRRYSWPLWILAGLVVLLVALHIALPYMVRDYLNDKLADMGDYRGQITDVDLALWRGAYKINGLKIVKVNGKVPVPFVNAPLIDLSVSWHSLWHDHAVVAEAQFDKPEVNFVDGGANKKNSQTGEGTDWRAQLEKLLPITLNEVRINDGRITFRNFNSKPPVNMNATQVNASIYNLTNVVDTKGKRDARFEGKALLLGHAPLETTATFDPLSNFEDFEFRLRVKDIELKRMNDFASAYGKFDFNAGHGDVVIEAEAKKAQLTGYIKPLLKDVDVFNWQQDVENKNKGIFRSIWEAIVGGTENVLKNQPKNQFATRVQLRGSVHQRDISAFEAFLQILRNGFIQAFNAQYERPKPDAG, translated from the coding sequence ATGACTTTACAACGCCAGAGATTTGCCATCATGAAACGCCGATACAGTTGGCCCCTATGGATCCTCGCCGGCCTCGTTGTGTTGCTGGTTGCCCTGCACATCGCCCTGCCCTATATGGTGCGCGACTACCTGAATGACAAGCTGGCAGACATGGGTGACTACCGTGGCCAGATCACTGATGTGGACCTGGCCCTGTGGCGCGGCGCCTACAAAATCAATGGACTGAAAATCGTCAAGGTCAATGGCAAGGTCCCGGTGCCTTTCGTCAACGCGCCATTGATTGACCTCTCCGTCAGCTGGCACTCGCTCTGGCATGACCACGCAGTGGTGGCCGAGGCGCAGTTCGACAAACCCGAGGTGAACTTCGTCGACGGCGGTGCCAACAAGAAAAACTCCCAGACCGGTGAGGGCACCGACTGGCGAGCACAATTGGAAAAGTTGTTGCCGATAACCCTTAACGAAGTGCGGATCAACGACGGGCGGATCACCTTTCGAAACTTCAATTCAAAACCGCCCGTGAACATGAATGCCACCCAGGTTAATGCCAGCATTTACAACCTGACCAACGTGGTCGACACCAAAGGCAAACGCGACGCTCGCTTCGAGGGCAAGGCGCTGTTACTCGGGCACGCGCCACTGGAAACTACCGCAACCTTCGACCCTTTAAGCAACTTTGAAGATTTCGAGTTCCGCCTGCGGGTCAAGGACATCGAACTCAAACGCATGAACGACTTCGCCTCGGCCTATGGCAAGTTCGACTTCAATGCCGGTCACGGTGATGTGGTCATTGAAGCCGAGGCTAAAAAAGCTCAATTGACGGGTTACATCAAACCGCTGCTGAAGGACGTCGACGTGTTCAATTGGCAGCAGGACGTCGAGAACAAGAACAAAGGGATTTTCCGTTCCATTTGGGAGGCCATCGTCGGGGGCACCGAGAATGTGCTGAAGAACCAGCCGAAAAACCAGTTTGCCACTCGCGTCCAACTCAGGGGCAGTGTGCATCAGCGAGATATCAGCGCATTCGAGGCTTTTTTGCAGATTTTACGCAACGGCTTCATCCAGGCCTTCAATGCCCAATACGAACGGCCCAAGCCGGACGCCGGTTAA
- the cysK gene encoding cysteine synthase A, translated as MSRIYADNAHSIGNTPLVQINRIAPRGVTILAKIEGRNPGYSVKCRIGASMIWDAESTGKLKPGMTIVEPTSGNTGIGLAFVAAARGYKLMLTMPASMSIERRKVLKALGAELVLTEPAKGMKGSIEKAAEIVASDPAAYFMPSQFENPANPAIHEKTTGPEIWNDTDGAVDVLVAGVGTGGTITGVSRYIKNTQGKPIISVAVEPAVSPVITQAMAGEEIKPSPHKIQGIGAGFVPKNLDLSMVDRVELVSDEESKAMALRLMQEEGILCGISCGAAMAVAVRLAETPEMQGKTIVVILPDSGERYLSSMLFSDLFTEQENQQ; from the coding sequence ATGAGCCGTATCTACGCTGACAACGCCCATTCCATCGGCAATACACCGCTGGTGCAGATCAACCGTATCGCCCCGCGCGGCGTGACCATCCTGGCCAAGATCGAAGGGCGTAACCCCGGTTACTCGGTCAAGTGCCGGATCGGTGCAAGCATGATCTGGGACGCCGAAAGCACCGGCAAACTCAAGCCTGGCATGACCATCGTCGAACCGACCTCAGGCAATACCGGTATCGGCCTGGCATTCGTTGCTGCGGCTCGCGGTTACAAGCTGATGCTGACCATGCCGGCGTCCATGAGTATCGAGCGACGCAAAGTGCTCAAGGCTCTGGGGGCCGAACTGGTACTGACCGAACCAGCCAAGGGCATGAAAGGATCGATCGAAAAGGCTGCGGAAATTGTCGCCAGTGACCCGGCTGCCTACTTCATGCCGTCGCAGTTTGAAAACCCGGCCAACCCGGCCATCCACGAAAAAACGACCGGTCCGGAAATCTGGAACGACACCGACGGTGCAGTCGACGTATTGGTGGCAGGCGTCGGAACAGGTGGAACCATTACCGGGGTTTCGCGGTATATCAAGAATACCCAAGGTAAACCGATTATCTCGGTGGCGGTGGAGCCAGCGGTGTCTCCGGTCATCACCCAGGCAATGGCCGGTGAAGAAATCAAGCCGAGCCCTCACAAGATCCAGGGTATTGGTGCCGGTTTTGTGCCGAAGAATCTTGATCTGTCGATGGTCGATCGGGTTGAGTTGGTCAGCGATGAAGAATCCAAGGCCATGGCCCTGCGCCTGATGCAGGAAGAAGGGATTTTATGCGGCATTTCCTGCGGCGCCGCCATGGCGGTGGCCGTCCGCCTGGCGGAAACCCCGGAAATGCAGGGCAAGACCATCGTGGTGATCCTGCCGGACTCCGGTGAACGCTACCTGTCGAGCATGCTGTTCAGTGATCTGTTTACCGAGCAGGAGAATCAGCAATAG
- a CDS encoding aspartyl/asparaginyl beta-hydroxylase domain-containing protein, whose product MTVSLAAKASLLLLFFGSTLYVHLRGKARLPVLRQFVNHSALFAPYNALMYLFSSVPSKPYLDRSKFPELDVLKDNWEGIRDEAMHLLDEGYIRAAERNNDAGFGSFFKKGWKRFYLKWYDKPLPSAEALCPKTVALLSSIPNVKGAMFALLPGRSHLNPHRDPFGGSLRYHLGLSTPNSDDCRIFVDGQVYAWRDGEDVMFDETYVHWVKNETDKTRVILFCDIERPLSNRLMTRTNRWISGFLGRATAPQNLEDERVGGINHVYAWSKNSSDKFSGVIKQWKRRNPKAYRVLRPVLAVVVLTLLGYWLFG is encoded by the coding sequence ATGACCGTTTCCCTTGCCGCAAAGGCGTCGCTTTTGCTGTTGTTCTTCGGTAGCACTCTCTATGTGCATTTGCGCGGCAAGGCGCGTTTGCCGGTCTTGCGTCAGTTCGTCAACCACTCGGCTTTGTTCGCGCCCTACAACGCCTTGATGTACCTGTTCTCCAGCGTGCCATCCAAACCCTATCTTGACCGCAGCAAGTTCCCGGAACTGGATGTGCTCAAGGACAACTGGGAAGGCATCCGCGACGAAGCGATGCATTTGCTCGACGAGGGTTACATCCGCGCCGCCGAAAGGAACAACGACGCCGGGTTCGGTTCGTTCTTCAAGAAAGGCTGGAAGCGCTTTTACCTCAAGTGGTACGACAAACCACTGCCATCGGCCGAAGCCCTGTGCCCGAAAACCGTGGCACTGCTCAGCAGCATTCCCAACGTCAAAGGCGCCATGTTCGCGTTGCTGCCAGGCCGCAGCCACCTCAACCCGCACCGTGATCCGTTCGGCGGTTCCCTGCGTTATCACCTGGGGCTGTCGACGCCGAACTCCGACGATTGCCGGATCTTCGTCGACGGTCAGGTCTACGCCTGGCGTGATGGCGAAGACGTGATGTTCGACGAAACCTACGTGCATTGGGTCAAGAATGAAACCGACAAGACTCGGGTCATCCTCTTTTGCGACATCGAACGACCGCTGAGCAACCGCCTAATGACCCGCACCAACCGCTGGATCAGTGGCTTTTTGGGTCGCGCCACTGCACCGCAGAATCTTGAAGATGAACGTGTTGGCGGGATTAACCATGTTTACGCCTGGAGCAAGAACTCCAGCGACAAGTTCAGTGGTGTGATCAAACAATGGAAGCGTCGCAATCCCAAGGCCTACCGTGTGCTGCGACCGGTGTTGGCGGTGGTGGTGCTGACGTTGTTGGGGTATTGGTTGTTTGGGTGA
- a CDS encoding DMT family transporter: MFVLSKNTALAAASTSLFVLLWSSGAIFSKWGLAHASPFAFLLFRFAIAICGLVLLVPLLKLKLPKGGKPMVYAMATGVVLLGAYQIFYLLALDLKVTPGVMATIMGVQPILTVVIMERQRSASRMFGLTLGLAGLIMVVYQGIGLAGMSLAGMLFGLLALASMTIGSIMQKRITDNPLGTLPVQYLAGLLLCGVFVPFQPFHFKYSTGFIVPVLWMGLVVSVLATLLLYRLIARGNLVNVTSLFYLVPAVTAVMDYLIFGNRLAALSMLGMLLIIIGLVFVFRKTA, encoded by the coding sequence ATGTTTGTCCTTTCGAAAAACACCGCTCTCGCGGCGGCGTCCACGAGCCTGTTCGTTTTGCTGTGGAGCAGCGGGGCGATCTTCTCCAAATGGGGCCTGGCCCACGCGTCACCCTTTGCCTTTCTGCTGTTTCGCTTCGCTATCGCAATCTGCGGATTGGTGCTGCTGGTGCCGTTGCTCAAGCTGAAACTGCCCAAGGGCGGCAAGCCGATGGTGTATGCGATGGCCACAGGCGTGGTGTTGTTGGGGGCTTATCAGATTTTCTATCTGCTGGCCCTGGACCTGAAAGTCACCCCGGGAGTGATGGCGACGATCATGGGCGTGCAGCCCATTCTCACGGTGGTGATCATGGAGCGTCAGCGATCAGCCAGCAGAATGTTCGGTCTGACACTGGGCTTGGCCGGGTTGATCATGGTGGTTTACCAGGGCATCGGTCTGGCCGGTATGTCGCTGGCCGGTATGCTCTTCGGATTGCTGGCACTGGCGAGCATGACGATCGGCTCGATCATGCAGAAACGCATCACCGACAATCCACTCGGCACGCTGCCAGTGCAGTACCTGGCGGGGCTGTTGCTCTGCGGAGTCTTCGTGCCGTTCCAGCCCTTTCATTTCAAATACAGCACCGGTTTTATCGTACCGGTGTTGTGGATGGGATTGGTGGTGTCGGTGCTGGCGACCTTGCTGCTGTATCGGCTGATTGCACGGGGCAATCTGGTCAATGTCACCAGTCTGTTTTACCTGGTGCCGGCGGTGACGGCGGTGATGGACTACCTGATTTTCGGCAACCGGCTGGCGGCGTTGAGCATGCTTGGCATGTTGCTGATCATCATCGGTCTGGTGTTCGTATTCCGTAAAACAGCGTAA
- a CDS encoding type VI secretion system Vgr family protein, translated as MFGSANTAQFALHIPAVRNDFKVLAFDGVEAISALYAIQVELVSENPDFDLESLLSQPAFLQFGHNGEGLHGRIEDVFVGEAGKRLTRYHLTLVPALHYLQFSHNQRIFQNLTVPQIIAQVLKGHGIQADAFTFHVSTSPEREYCTQYGENDFEVVQRLCAEDGIAWHHQHSPDGHLLVFTDDQTWFPKLGETPYQQDSGMVAEHPVVSQFSMRFSTRTSTVTRRDYDLKRPSLLLESRFTAEFSPELEDYRYPVFIENEKRGKQLARQALERHRTDYQLAEGNSDQPCLRSGHLFELTEHPRKTCNDLWLVLSVTHAGKQPQSLEEAITSDVKPEDGFTQGYRNSFRAIPWDVLYRPPMRLRNTVLVSQTTRVTGPVGEEIYCDEFGRVKVEFPWCRAELNSEKSSCWLRVSSSWAGENFGAVTIPRIGMEVVVTYLEGDPDQPLITGCVANTVTSVPYSLPEHKTKTVLRSHSSPHTGGFNELSLEDRAGQEQIYLRAQRDLEQLILNDSDTKIGNDRREQITRDSHSLISNDRFEQVDNHSASLIKGDELHTTQGVRNTVIGGNELITIAGNSSSTAGGTLVIQAGSQAHVTAANVVIDAGMSLTLKAGGHHIVINAGGIFSSVAIVEGGAPLAGIAPEAARSLIPVAPQALIAPSLAAQKLALTQAAQQAAPICAVCQKLAEISA; from the coding sequence ATGTTCGGTTCGGCCAATACGGCGCAATTCGCGCTGCACATCCCCGCAGTTCGCAACGATTTCAAAGTCCTTGCCTTTGACGGTGTCGAGGCCATCAGCGCCTTGTATGCGATCCAGGTTGAACTGGTCAGCGAAAATCCTGATTTCGATCTGGAGAGTCTGCTCAGCCAGCCTGCATTTCTCCAGTTCGGTCATAACGGCGAAGGCCTTCATGGCCGGATCGAAGACGTATTCGTCGGTGAGGCTGGTAAACGGCTGACCCGTTATCACCTGACCCTGGTGCCGGCGCTGCACTACTTGCAGTTCAGCCACAATCAGCGGATTTTCCAGAACCTGACGGTGCCGCAAATCATCGCTCAGGTGCTCAAAGGCCACGGCATTCAGGCCGATGCGTTTACCTTCCATGTCAGCACCAGCCCCGAGCGCGAATACTGCACGCAGTATGGGGAAAATGACTTCGAGGTAGTCCAGCGCCTGTGCGCCGAGGACGGCATCGCCTGGCATCACCAGCATTCGCCCGACGGTCATCTGCTGGTGTTCACCGATGACCAGACCTGGTTCCCCAAACTGGGCGAAACCCCTTATCAACAAGACTCCGGCATGGTGGCAGAGCACCCGGTGGTCAGCCAGTTTTCCATGCGTTTCAGCACTCGCACCAGTACGGTCACGCGCCGGGACTATGACTTGAAACGGCCGAGTCTGTTGCTGGAAAGTCGCTTCACCGCCGAGTTCAGCCCAGAGCTGGAAGATTATCGTTACCCGGTGTTCATCGAGAACGAAAAACGCGGCAAGCAGCTCGCCCGCCAGGCCCTGGAGCGCCACCGCACCGATTACCAGTTGGCCGAGGGCAACAGCGATCAGCCGTGCCTACGCAGTGGTCACTTGTTTGAACTGACCGAACACCCACGCAAAACCTGCAACGATTTGTGGTTGGTGCTTAGTGTGACGCACGCTGGCAAGCAACCTCAGTCACTGGAAGAGGCCATCACCAGCGACGTCAAACCCGAAGACGGCTTTACCCAAGGCTATCGCAACAGTTTTCGCGCCATTCCGTGGGACGTGCTCTACCGTCCGCCGATGCGTTTACGCAACACCGTGCTGGTCAGCCAGACCACCCGCGTCACCGGGCCGGTCGGCGAGGAGATCTATTGCGACGAGTTTGGCCGTGTGAAGGTCGAATTTCCTTGGTGCAGGGCCGAACTCAACAGCGAAAAAAGCAGCTGCTGGCTGCGGGTTTCCTCCAGTTGGGCGGGAGAAAACTTTGGGGCGGTGACCATCCCGCGCATCGGCATGGAAGTGGTGGTGACCTACCTCGAAGGCGACCCCGACCAACCGTTGATCACCGGGTGTGTGGCCAACACCGTCACCTCAGTGCCGTATTCATTGCCCGAGCACAAAACCAAAACCGTCTTGCGCAGCCACAGCTCCCCGCACACCGGCGGTTTCAACGAGCTGTCGCTTGAAGACCGTGCCGGGCAGGAGCAAATCTATCTGCGCGCCCAACGCGACCTCGAACAGCTGATTCTCAACGACAGCGACACCAAGATCGGTAACGACCGCCGCGAGCAGATCACTCGCGACAGCCACAGCCTGATCAGTAACGACCGTTTTGAGCAAGTCGACAACCACAGTGCCAGCCTGATCAAGGGCGATGAGTTGCACACCACCCAAGGCGTGCGCAACACGGTGATCGGCGGCAACGAACTGATCACCATCGCCGGCAATAGCAGCTCGACGGCAGGCGGCACGCTGGTGATTCAGGCCGGTTCGCAAGCCCACGTCACCGCTGCCAACGTGGTGATTGATGCGGGGATGAGCCTGACGCTTAAGGCTGGCGGTCACCACATCGTGATCAACGCCGGCGGGATTTTCAGCAGCGTCGCCATTGTCGAGGGTGGGGCGCCGTTGGCCGGGATAGCTCCGGAGGCTGCTCGCTCATTGATCCCCGTGGCGCCACAGGCCTTGATTGCGCCATCCCTGGCCGCGCAAAAACTGGCATTGACTCAGGCCGCACAACAGGCCGCGCCGATCTGCGCCGTGTGTCAAAAACTGGCGGAGATATCGGCATGA
- a CDS encoding DUF4123 domain-containing protein, translating into MSQAYLLLDRAQIEHLPERLFELGSTTFQSLYQTTVYSPLEEAGPVLVPVSPNSPLAQTFFRDWSATCGLWLESEAQETAVLEHLRSLIHVRVEGDVTVLFRYHDPRIATLWLAPLAAGERGRLMGPIRLIRLPELDIHQENPDQPAAPYAHEPWLFLSAEQLEHLGTAQRQRFAQRLIEHCQQYFSEYLQGLDAFALQQWASHCQHTAGRHGYSAIDEVLLWARFHAVLGTDFPDAPGHATYRNMLAEPGVMPEQRLDNLNAELTRQQLIGKESGV; encoded by the coding sequence ATGAGTCAGGCTTACCTGCTGCTGGATCGCGCCCAGATTGAGCATCTGCCTGAGCGTCTGTTTGAGCTGGGGAGTACAACGTTTCAATCGCTCTATCAGACAACCGTCTATAGCCCATTGGAGGAAGCCGGGCCGGTACTGGTGCCTGTTTCCCCTAATAGCCCGTTGGCTCAGACCTTTTTTCGGGACTGGAGCGCGACGTGTGGCCTCTGGCTGGAGTCAGAGGCACAAGAAACGGCCGTGCTTGAGCATTTACGTAGCCTGATTCACGTTCGTGTCGAAGGGGATGTCACGGTCTTGTTCCGTTACCACGACCCTCGTATTGCGACTTTGTGGCTAGCGCCGTTGGCTGCTGGCGAGCGTGGTCGCTTGATGGGGCCTATACGACTGATCCGGCTCCCGGAATTGGATATCCATCAAGAAAACCCGGATCAACCCGCGGCACCGTATGCGCATGAGCCTTGGTTGTTCCTGTCTGCAGAGCAACTGGAGCACTTGGGCACCGCCCAACGACAACGCTTCGCCCAACGGTTGATCGAACACTGCCAGCAGTACTTTTCCGAATACCTGCAAGGACTGGACGCCTTTGCGCTGCAACAGTGGGCCTCTCACTGCCAGCACACTGCCGGGCGTCATGGTTACAGCGCCATCGATGAAGTCCTGCTCTGGGCTCGCTTCCACGCGGTGCTGGGTACTGACTTTCCCGATGCACCGGGTCACGCCACTTACCGAAACATGTTGGCCGAGCCCGGTGTAATGCCCGAGCAACGGCTGGATAACCTGAATGCCGAACTGACGCGTCAGCAGCTCATTGGCAAGGAGTCCGGCGTATGA